Within the Bacillus sp. FSL K6-3431 genome, the region GACGGTGATGCCCGAATTACCGGAAGTGGAAGCCGTCCGCAAGTCTTTAGTTGAGCTTGTTGTCGGAAAAACAATAAAATATGTCACTATTGGTTGGCCAAAAATAGTAAAGAAACCATTGGAAATCGAACAGTTTCAAGATGCTTTACGAGGACAAACGATTCTCGATGTAAGTAGAAGAGGTAAATTTTTAATTTTATTATCAGATGATTATGCACTTGTTTCACATTTGCGAATGGAAGGTAATTATTCTGTGAGACATGAAAATGATCCTGAAGAAAAACATACACATATTGTGTTTCATTTCGTCGATGGAACAGAACTGCGTTATCGAGATGTACGTAAGTTCGGAACGATGCATCTGTTTACAAAAGGAACAGAACATACGGAGCTTCCTTTAGCTAAACTAGGACCGGAACCATTTGCTGAAGAATTTACACAATTATATTTTAAAGAGAAATTAATGAAAACGGACAGAATGATTAAGGCTGTGCTACTCGATCAAACGATCGTTACTGGTCTTGGGAATATATATGTAGATGAAGCATTGTTCAGATCAAATATTCATCCAGAACGTAGGGCGAAGTCACTTACTGATCAAGAAATCAAGCTTTTACGTGAGCAGGCTGGAGCGACATTGGTAGAATCAATCGAGGCTGGGGGCAGCTCCGTTAACACATATATGAATTCCCATGGTGAAATCGGAACATACCAGGAACGCCTTTTAGTATATGGAAAAAAAGGTGAAGGCTGTAAAGTATGCGGCATCCCACTTGAAAAAATAAGAGTAGCAGGTAGAGGAACTCATTTTTGCCCTAATTGTCAAAAAAAATAGACCTACACAATGTGGAGGCCCACGATGTGGGTTTGCTCGGTGTTGCCAAACGACGTGGCGTTCTTAACCGAACATCATTACTTTGAGCATCATTACTCTTCCACTAATTCATGCTTCATTGCTTCAGCAACCATTCAAAGAGCTTGCGCTTTTCTATTAACCACAATCAATCCTTTCTCATACAATGAGTTATCGACTTTGACTTATTTGTAAGGGAAGGGGCTTGGAAATGGGTTTTTCTTTAGCATTACTATTGCTTGCCGTCGCAATTAGTCTTGACAGCTTCAGTACTGGACTCGCATATGGACTTAGGAAAATGCGAATTCCATTGAAATCGATTTTAATTATTGCATTATGTACTGCAGTATCCTTAGGCGTGGCAATGCTAGCAGGCCAATTAGTTCAACAATTGCTCAGTGTGACATTTGCTAATCGGCTTGGAGGCAGCATTTTAATATTGATCGGTGCCTTAGTTATCTACCAGTTTTTAAAAAAAGAAAATGATTCGACTAATGTAAATGAAACCCTTGTTTTTAACTGGGAAATAAAAACACTTGGTGTCGTTATTCATATTTTAAAAAAACCGACTAGAGCAGACTTCGATAAGTCAGGAACAGTGACGGGATTAGAAGCACTTATGCTTGGAGTGGCACTGTCTCTTGATGCTTTTGGAGCCGGAATTGGTGCCGCTATGCTTGGGTTTTCTCCGATTTTATTAGCTGTTTGTGCAGCCCTCATGAGTGGAATATTTCTTGCTAGCGGATTACAAATCGGGCAAATATTTTCAAAATCAAGTTGGTTTCAAAAGTTGGCATTTCTCCCTGGGGTCTTATTAATGTTTATTGGATTATTAAAAATGTAAAATGAAAGAGGCACATTTATGGCACAAGTTATTGGACTAACTGGTGGGATTGCAAGTGGAAAAAGCACCGTTTCAAATATGTTAAATGATCTTGGTTTTACAATTGTTGATGCAGATCTGGCAGCAAGGGCTGTTATGGTACCAGGAGAAAAAGCGTACACTCAGACTGTTGATAGTTTTGGGAAAGGTCTACTTTTAAATGATGGGGAAATTAATAGGGAAAAGCTTGGATCCATCATTTTTCATGATGAGGAGAAGCGGAAATTACTGAATAGTATTGTTCATCCTGCTGTCCGGCAAAAAATGAATGAATGGAAAGAAACAGCGATCGCTAAGGGCAAGCAGACGATAATTTACGATGTTCCATTATTATTTGAAAGTAATGTAACTCATTTAGTTGGTAAAGTAATTTTGATATATGTTAATGAAGCCGTTCAGCTGGAAAGGTTGATGGATAGAAATAAATTGACCGAATTAGAAGCCAAAGCTCGGATTACATCACAGCTGCCTTTACGTGAAAAGCTAAAACTGGCAGATGCAGTTATTGATAATAATGATTCGATTGAAAAAACTAGACTTCAAATAGAAAAGTTAATTAAAAATTGGAAAATGCAACCATAAACCATTATCCTAACCGAGTGAACGCGTTTTAGCACCAGAAACATCGTGGAATCAGGAGGGGTCTTAACCCTAAAGCAAAATCGGGATAAAGATAGCATTCTTAAATCTGGAGTGAAAGTAACATGCACTCCTTTTTTTCTTGCTCATCGATGGAAAGCTTGATACGAAATTTTTCCAACTATGATGCCGAGGTCAATAGTTGCAACAGAAGATAGTGATCTTTATTCGAAAGAACCATATCGGGAATACTTATCCAACATAGGTTAATAAGTAAGAGATTTGTACTTTTGTTTTTTCTCCTTAAAGTAAGGTATAATATGAAGAAGTACTTTGAGGAACGGAGCGATTACAATGAAATGCCCTTCTTGTCATCACAATGGCACTCGAGTTGTTGATTCGAGGCCTGCTGATGAAATTAGATCCATTAGAAGAAGACGTGAATGCGAGAAATGTTCTTATCGATTTACGACATTTGAAAGAGTAGAAGAAACGCCTTTAATCGTCGTAAAAAAGGAAGGTATTCGCGAAGAGTTCAGTCGGGATAAAATATTACGCGGACTCATTCGTGCATGTGAAAAACGACCAGTTGCATTGAATCAACTTGAAAAAATCACGCATGATATTGAACGTGACCTGCGTAATCAAGGACAGGCGGAAGTAAACTCAGATAAAATTGGTGAAATGGTGATGGATAAACTAGCAAGAATTGATGAAGTTGCTTATGTAAGATTTGCATCTGTTTATCGCCAATTTAAGGATATAAATGTT harbors:
- the mutM gene encoding DNA-formamidopyrimidine glycosylase; this translates as MPELPEVEAVRKSLVELVVGKTIKYVTIGWPKIVKKPLEIEQFQDALRGQTILDVSRRGKFLILLSDDYALVSHLRMEGNYSVRHENDPEEKHTHIVFHFVDGTELRYRDVRKFGTMHLFTKGTEHTELPLAKLGPEPFAEEFTQLYFKEKLMKTDRMIKAVLLDQTIVTGLGNIYVDEALFRSNIHPERRAKSLTDQEIKLLREQAGATLVESIEAGGSSVNTYMNSHGEIGTYQERLLVYGKKGEGCKVCGIPLEKIRVAGRGTHFCPNCQKK
- the ytaF gene encoding sporulation membrane protein YtaF, which codes for MGFSLALLLLAVAISLDSFSTGLAYGLRKMRIPLKSILIIALCTAVSLGVAMLAGQLVQQLLSVTFANRLGGSILILIGALVIYQFLKKENDSTNVNETLVFNWEIKTLGVVIHILKKPTRADFDKSGTVTGLEALMLGVALSLDAFGAGIGAAMLGFSPILLAVCAALMSGIFLASGLQIGQIFSKSSWFQKLAFLPGVLLMFIGLLKM
- the coaE gene encoding dephospho-CoA kinase (Dephospho-CoA kinase (CoaE) performs the final step in coenzyme A biosynthesis.), yielding MAQVIGLTGGIASGKSTVSNMLNDLGFTIVDADLAARAVMVPGEKAYTQTVDSFGKGLLLNDGEINREKLGSIIFHDEEKRKLLNSIVHPAVRQKMNEWKETAIAKGKQTIIYDVPLLFESNVTHLVGKVILIYVNEAVQLERLMDRNKLTELEAKARITSQLPLREKLKLADAVIDNNDSIEKTRLQIEKLIKNWKMQP
- the nrdR gene encoding transcriptional regulator NrdR, with protein sequence MKCPSCHHNGTRVVDSRPADEIRSIRRRRECEKCSYRFTTFERVEETPLIVVKKEGIREEFSRDKILRGLIRACEKRPVALNQLEKITHDIERDLRNQGQAEVNSDKIGEMVMDKLARIDEVAYVRFASVYRQFKDINVFLDELKDLIKKD